In Halobacteriovorax marinus SJ, the following proteins share a genomic window:
- a CDS encoding Rossmann-fold NAD(P)-binding domain-containing protein, with protein MKKNLLVFGAGNLGERVGCLWKERYPEASVFAITHSKSKHSALMDKGLIPLLGSDELPKASHIIFSIPPKDDYLDLIKRALECWDRVGNFLFISSSSIFLENNSGIVNEESPIDHEHRLAGPENLVVNNSGIILRLSGLYDQVRGPHIYLKNKMKLNSSRDSFLNLIHTLDAAKLAVNVLVNGQRGFRYLGCDSNPITKDEFSKIVLGEESKNVVFANESSTGKRCDNSWTRDVLSWQPMWPSFKTWFQS; from the coding sequence ATGAAAAAGAATTTATTAGTTTTTGGTGCAGGTAATCTCGGAGAGAGGGTAGGATGTCTTTGGAAAGAGCGCTATCCTGAAGCTTCAGTATTTGCTATCACACATTCAAAGAGTAAACACTCTGCCTTAATGGATAAAGGTCTTATTCCACTTCTTGGAAGTGATGAACTACCAAAGGCATCTCATATTATTTTTTCAATACCACCAAAAGACGATTATTTAGATCTGATAAAGAGGGCCCTAGAGTGTTGGGATAGAGTAGGGAACTTCTTATTTATTTCTTCCTCGTCGATATTCTTAGAGAATAATTCTGGGATTGTGAATGAAGAGTCTCCAATAGATCATGAGCATCGCTTGGCAGGGCCTGAAAATCTTGTCGTTAATAACTCTGGAATTATTCTAAGGCTTTCAGGTCTCTATGACCAAGTGAGAGGTCCCCATATTTATTTAAAAAATAAAATGAAGCTCAATTCTTCAAGAGATTCATTTTTAAATTTAATACACACTCTCGATGCAGCAAAGCTTGCTGTTAACGTCCTCGTAAATGGACAAAGAGGATTTCGTTATCTTGGGTGTGACTCAAACCCTATTACTAAGGATGAATTTTCTAAGATCGTTCTCGGAGAAGAGTCTAAAAATGTAGTATTTGCTAATGAATCATCTACAGGTAAGAGATGTGATAATAGTTGGACTAGAGATGTTTTGAGCTGGCAGCCGATGTGGCCAAGCTTTAAGACATGGTTTCAGTCTTAG
- a CDS encoding GFA family protein, translated as MESIKNGSCLCKEVHYQLEGDFDCFYLCHCSYCQKDTGSAHSANLFSSNSRLKWTKGESYVRTFTLPSTRHVKSFCSKCGSALPSIQNNGELLVIPAGSLDTPITIKPNAHLFTDSRADWDNKLEALDSFTGLPS; from the coding sequence ATGGAAAGTATTAAAAATGGATCTTGTCTGTGTAAAGAAGTTCACTATCAACTTGAAGGTGACTTTGACTGCTTTTATCTGTGTCACTGTAGCTATTGTCAAAAAGATACGGGCTCAGCTCATTCTGCAAATTTATTCTCAAGTAATTCTCGTCTCAAATGGACTAAAGGGGAGAGTTACGTAAGAACTTTTACACTACCAAGTACTCGACATGTTAAAAGCTTTTGCTCTAAGTGTGGATCAGCACTTCCTAGTATTCAAAATAATGGAGAGCTTTTAGTTATTCCCGCTGGCAGTTTAGATACTCCAATTACTATTAAGCCTAATGCTCACCTCTTTACGGATAGTAGGGCCGATTGGGATAATAAGCTTGAGGCCCTCGATAGTTTTACTGGTTTGCCTAGTTAG
- a CDS encoding RrF2 family transcriptional regulator, with protein MKKNSRTSVAIHSVLHLSMMDRPVTSEELGQCQNTNPVMIRRILGDLKKAEIVDSEKGHGGGWILLKSPKAITFQDIFMALNDSLLPSPIELDEGENCLIMKEICSTMDEFLDEAEILLAKKLSKITIQSLINQIPKTN; from the coding sequence ATGAAAAAAAATAGCCGAACCTCTGTTGCGATTCACTCAGTTCTTCACCTTTCCATGATGGATAGGCCCGTCACCTCAGAAGAGCTTGGACAATGCCAAAATACGAACCCTGTGATGATCAGAAGAATTCTTGGTGATTTAAAGAAAGCAGAGATTGTTGATTCAGAGAAAGGCCACGGCGGTGGATGGATACTCTTAAAGTCACCTAAAGCAATAACTTTTCAAGATATTTTCATGGCGCTAAATGACAGCTTACTACCTTCTCCTATAGAACTAGATGAGGGAGAGAACTGCTTGATTATGAAAGAGATATGTTCAACGATGGATGAATTTCTAGACGAAGCGGAAATTCTTTTAGCGAAAAAGTTATCGAAAATAACTATTCAATCACTCATAAACCAAATTCCAAAAACTAACTAG
- a CDS encoding NAD(P)/FAD-dependent oxidoreductase, whose amino-acid sequence MKEVEVLIIGGSHAGLSAAMSLGRLRRTALIVDSGNPRNKVSKHANNIAGLDGINPNELRSRSLRDLEKYNTIEFLKGSVSNLLKEGSKFIATLSDSTCIRARKVILSFGVKDKMPNISGLSEQWGKNVFHCPYCHGHEFQDREIGFIGNGQFAEHIVPMLFSLSPHITIFTMGPAEFSKDFKEKLEEKNISVIEWPIDSLGIEGEFLKSIILNNGEEFELDALFSGPILPLELKSTLADSLGCEKDEMGFIKVDKMGKTNVDGVFAAGDIVTMQHSVVRATSTGQIAGSGVVAELVRENF is encoded by the coding sequence ATGAAAGAGGTAGAAGTATTAATTATAGGAGGCAGCCATGCAGGTCTAAGTGCCGCGATGTCACTAGGTAGGCTTAGAAGAACTGCTCTCATTGTCGACTCTGGAAACCCAAGAAATAAAGTCTCTAAACATGCAAATAATATTGCAGGACTAGATGGAATTAACCCTAATGAACTCAGGAGTCGTTCCCTTAGAGACTTAGAGAAATATAATACAATTGAGTTTCTAAAGGGAAGTGTGTCAAACCTTTTAAAGGAAGGTTCTAAATTTATAGCAACTCTCAGTGACAGTACTTGTATTAGAGCAAGAAAAGTAATTCTCTCATTTGGAGTTAAGGATAAGATGCCTAATATATCTGGTTTGAGTGAGCAGTGGGGAAAGAATGTCTTTCACTGTCCTTATTGTCACGGACATGAGTTTCAAGATCGAGAAATTGGCTTTATTGGCAATGGCCAGTTTGCTGAGCACATTGTTCCAATGCTCTTTAGTCTTTCTCCTCATATAACTATTTTTACAATGGGTCCTGCTGAATTTTCGAAAGATTTTAAAGAAAAGTTAGAAGAAAAGAATATCTCGGTAATTGAATGGCCAATAGATTCTCTAGGGATAGAAGGAGAGTTTTTAAAATCTATTATTTTAAATAATGGTGAAGAATTTGAGCTCGATGCTCTCTTCAGTGGTCCAATTCTTCCCCTTGAATTGAAATCTACTCTTGCAGATTCTCTTGGATGTGAAAAAGATGAAATGGGATTTATAAAAGTAGATAAAATGGGAAAGACAAATGTTGATGGAGTATTCGCTGCAGGTGATATTGTTACTATGCAACACTCTGTTGTTAGGGCCACTTCAACGGGGCAGATTGCAGGAAGTGGTGTTGTAGCTGAATTAGTAAGAGAGAATTTTTAG
- a CDS encoding class I SAM-dependent methyltransferase yields the protein MSSNKFVELFEEMGGENYDNSNKRFKPISDNLHFLNNLILRDLPNDAVILCVGVGTGADIIHLAKENEGWQFVGIDPSSAMLERCVANLKSEGLEHRCELFHGHLSDYKDNEKFDAVLSLFVMHFIEKLSLREKVYEDIYSLLKLGGRLIVSEISADFSSNDYPSLLEDWCRLQYTSGPKNESAQRVKDVVENTLEVLSSKETKDMMKRCGFNDVTEFFQSFLIKAWHATK from the coding sequence ATGAGTAGTAATAAATTTGTTGAGCTCTTCGAAGAAATGGGTGGAGAGAACTATGATAATAGTAATAAGAGGTTTAAACCTATTTCAGATAATCTTCACTTTTTAAATAACTTAATACTAAGGGATCTTCCAAATGATGCTGTCATTCTTTGTGTCGGGGTAGGTACTGGAGCAGATATTATTCATCTGGCAAAGGAAAATGAGGGATGGCAATTTGTTGGTATCGATCCTTCATCCGCAATGTTAGAAAGATGTGTGGCAAACCTTAAGTCTGAAGGGCTTGAGCATCGGTGTGAATTATTTCATGGTCATCTATCGGATTATAAAGATAATGAAAAGTTTGATGCTGTTTTAAGTTTATTTGTAATGCATTTTATAGAGAAACTGTCTTTAAGAGAGAAAGTCTATGAAGATATATATTCATTATTAAAGCTTGGAGGGAGATTAATAGTTTCAGAGATCAGCGCTGATTTTTCTTCGAATGACTATCCATCTCTATTAGAAGATTGGTGTCGTCTTCAATATACTTCAGGCCCAAAGAATGAGAGTGCTCAAAGGGTAAAGGATGTAGTCGAAAATACTCTTGAGGTCCTTTCATCAAAAGAGACAAAGGATATGATGAAGAGATGTGGCTTTAATGATGTTACTGAATTCTTTCAGTCCTTTTTAATAAAGGCTTGGCACGCGACAAAGTGA
- a CDS encoding SBBP repeat-containing protein, with protein MKTILNTAIFLLISQLFLSCSDGEFGNNVRSSDSEEGSSAASALSSIGLYGQTALSGSTVDFGTTQSDACLSTITDSDRNIYCAGNTNGAIDSSEAADATGDAFIMKMDKDGNLLWVTQLGSNKAAVLDSSSSDVCYSITLDDDGNVYCAGETSSGLSETNGGGSDAFVAKLDTNGNIIWISQLGGDTDDGVIVQNASGNEQCYGVKVDSDGNVYCAGNTSGALGEANAGITDIFFTKLNSSGAVQWVKQFGSATVNVGGKAVDASAQDSCYGLDIDSSGNLYCAGRTSGDFAEPISGVFGDADIIFAMVDSTGAPQWVAQLGTVTGSGDNSATDECYSITVSNDGNHVYCVGHTAGTPGETNAGGNDIVAVKLDGSGNLLWISQLGDVKEVLLSSDFSQSESCAGAVGVSNNGTFVDVDSDGNLYATCATAGGAVADTNGGGFGIDVFIFKMKEADGSVEWMTQLGSSIPGSNGHEIPFSLHVDNGVNLIVSGLLIHNSGGFMGGVDLGAAGSIYNPFLFRMGLDGSFSL; from the coding sequence ATGAAGACTATTTTAAATACAGCTATTTTTCTTCTTATTTCACAGCTCTTTCTAAGTTGCTCTGATGGAGAGTTTGGAAATAATGTTAGGAGTTCAGATAGTGAAGAAGGTAGTAGTGCTGCAAGTGCGCTCTCTTCCATTGGACTTTATGGACAAACGGCACTAAGCGGCTCTACTGTAGACTTTGGAACAACCCAAAGCGATGCATGTCTCTCTACTATAACTGACTCTGATCGAAATATTTATTGCGCTGGAAATACAAATGGTGCCATCGATTCAAGTGAAGCTGCAGATGCTACTGGTGATGCTTTTATTATGAAGATGGATAAGGACGGAAATCTTTTGTGGGTAACTCAATTAGGTTCAAATAAGGCGGCTGTCTTAGATAGCTCTAGTAGTGATGTTTGTTATAGTATCACTCTAGATGATGACGGTAACGTTTACTGCGCTGGAGAAACTTCGAGTGGTTTAAGTGAAACAAATGGCGGTGGAAGTGATGCCTTTGTCGCTAAACTTGATACAAATGGAAATATTATTTGGATTTCACAATTAGGTGGAGATACTGATGATGGTGTCATTGTTCAAAATGCTTCAGGTAATGAGCAGTGCTATGGTGTAAAAGTCGATAGTGATGGAAATGTTTACTGTGCTGGAAATACCTCAGGTGCTTTAGGTGAAGCAAATGCAGGGATAACAGATATCTTTTTTACAAAGTTAAATTCATCTGGAGCTGTTCAATGGGTAAAGCAATTTGGTAGTGCGACTGTTAATGTCGGTGGAAAAGCTGTAGATGCTAGTGCTCAGGACTCGTGCTATGGTTTGGATATAGATAGCAGTGGAAATTTATATTGTGCTGGTAGAACATCGGGAGATTTTGCAGAACCAATAAGCGGAGTATTTGGAGATGCAGATATTATTTTCGCTATGGTTGATTCAACAGGAGCTCCACAGTGGGTTGCTCAATTAGGAACTGTAACAGGATCAGGTGACAATTCTGCAACGGATGAATGCTATTCTATAACTGTTTCTAATGATGGAAATCATGTCTACTGCGTAGGGCATACTGCAGGTACCCCTGGTGAGACGAATGCCGGTGGCAATGATATTGTCGCTGTGAAGTTAGATGGAAGTGGAAATCTTTTATGGATTTCTCAATTAGGTGATGTAAAAGAAGTGCTTCTTTCAAGTGATTTTTCCCAATCAGAGTCCTGCGCTGGAGCTGTAGGGGTTTCAAATAATGGAACCTTTGTTGATGTTGATAGTGATGGAAACCTTTATGCTACTTGTGCGACAGCTGGCGGAGCTGTGGCCGATACAAATGGTGGAGGTTTTGGTATAGATGTTTTTATTTTTAAAATGAAAGAAGCCGACGGATCTGTTGAATGGATGACTCAGTTAGGAAGTTCAATTCCTGGATCTAATGGGCATGAGATCCCATTCTCTCTTCATGTTGATAATGGCGTAAACTTAATTGTCTCTGGACTACTCATTCATAATTCCGGTGGATTTATGGGGGGAGTTGACCTAGGAGCGGCCGGCTCTATTTATAATCCATTTCTGTTTAGAATGGGATTAGATGGTTCATTCTCTCTATAA
- a CDS encoding phytanoyl-CoA dioxygenase family protein, whose protein sequence is MQNYKDNLDKDGFTVVRNVFSRNEVEQLKGKLETLIDSITNKKIPDKVNISKRNNKIFSLHKIDQSTICDFNYIKEVKNLKEIIINILGENFIQSTIEAFVKSPEDNTNVPEHQDGFYFSIIGGRGINIWIALTDSDKNKGGIYYYQNSHRLKLLTHQNITPGTWEVSDKEKEKYLSLEKVYPDVSAGDIIIHDFYTIHGSDDNKSIQDRMAMTYSFFSSDAVVDSKMRNMVIKNNLKSLFDLKE, encoded by the coding sequence ATGCAAAATTATAAAGATAATTTAGATAAAGATGGGTTTACTGTTGTAAGGAATGTTTTTTCAAGAAATGAGGTAGAACAACTAAAAGGAAAACTCGAAACTTTAATCGACTCAATCACCAATAAAAAAATTCCAGACAAAGTTAATATATCTAAAAGAAATAATAAAATCTTTTCCCTACATAAAATTGATCAATCTACAATATGTGACTTCAATTATATTAAAGAAGTTAAAAACCTAAAAGAAATCATTATAAATATTCTTGGTGAAAACTTCATCCAAAGTACAATAGAAGCATTTGTAAAATCTCCCGAAGATAATACTAATGTTCCAGAACACCAAGACGGATTTTACTTCTCTATCATTGGAGGCAGAGGTATTAATATTTGGATAGCCCTTACTGACTCAGATAAGAATAAAGGTGGAATTTACTATTATCAGAATTCTCATCGTCTCAAACTTCTTACTCACCAAAATATCACGCCAGGAACATGGGAAGTATCTGATAAGGAAAAGGAAAAATACCTGTCACTTGAGAAGGTCTATCCCGATGTATCTGCAGGAGATATTATCATTCATGATTTCTACACTATACATGGGAGTGACGATAATAAATCGATACAAGATAGAATGGCCATGACTTATTCATTCTTTAGCTCTGATGCAGTTGTCGATTCAAAAATGAGAAATATGGTTATAAAGAATAACTTAAAATCTCTTTTTGATTTAAAAGAATGA
- a CDS encoding HIT family protein, producing MDDCIFCKILKGESPASFVYRNDKVSAFMDLNPINKGHVLVIPNEHHKRFAGVDNDTVGEMFKVAQKILKSIESSSIACEGANLFVSDGEVAGQEPPHTHLHITPRFKGDGYRMGFSGTDADESSREKLDETAEIIKSAL from the coding sequence ATGGACGATTGTATTTTTTGTAAAATTTTAAAAGGTGAATCACCTGCAAGTTTTGTTTATCGAAATGATAAGGTATCTGCCTTTATGGATTTAAATCCAATTAATAAGGGTCATGTTTTAGTCATTCCCAATGAGCATCATAAGAGATTTGCTGGAGTCGACAACGATACTGTAGGAGAGATGTTCAAAGTCGCTCAGAAAATTCTTAAATCAATCGAGAGCTCCAGTATCGCTTGTGAAGGAGCAAACCTCTTTGTTTCTGACGGAGAGGTTGCAGGTCAAGAGCCGCCTCATACTCATTTACATATAACTCCGAGATTTAAAGGTGATGGATATAGAATGGGGTTCTCAGGAACTGATGCTGATGAATCGAGTAGAGAGAAATTAGATGAAACAGCTGAAATAATTAAGAGTGCTCTCTGA
- a CDS encoding fibronectin type III domain-containing protein — protein sequence MKSKESKFTFILLFLLLAISCAKKEQEDILENSQSNPINTSPEVSVAIASINEPINGTYGEGGELIFQIIYEEIIQVTGTPRISLNIGGVSSYATYVSGSGTNGIEFKYTISSGDNDIDGISLNSSSIDLNSGEMKNSDGDNAQLDLSSDIDSLNSVLVDTTNSPPDKVTGVTTAPTTSNTSLGVAWTVPNDNGIDISAYSIQYREAGTSNWTNTSSSTNSKTLTGLSSGTTYEIRVAASNGVLGAYSTIVTTEIFDILSLNPIAWLSATDISNGGAQPSHGDKIDQWEDLTGLATAATETNVAKQPVFHENVFNGLPAVRFDDLDRGLEGTFVRTNNGGLTLITVGKMDTNTSRKCFFEFYQEGSANSGNDARRGFFFTYGYNSAGINANLDDTSFNIWTATDSGTQSSQWENGVNLYTDRNNYFPRTDFLGNGVYVLGDDKTGGDRLNGYIGEFLIFDKILSDEERTKVETYLKNKWGL from the coding sequence ATGAAAAGTAAAGAAAGTAAATTCACATTCATATTACTTTTTCTCCTTCTGGCCATCTCGTGTGCTAAGAAGGAACAAGAAGATATTCTTGAGAATTCTCAAAGTAATCCTATCAACACTTCACCTGAAGTAAGTGTGGCCATTGCCTCTATTAATGAACCAATAAATGGAACATACGGCGAGGGTGGTGAATTAATTTTTCAAATTATCTATGAAGAAATAATTCAAGTCACAGGTACACCTCGAATAAGTTTGAATATTGGAGGAGTGAGTAGCTATGCCACTTATGTGAGCGGAAGCGGAACAAATGGAATTGAGTTTAAATACACGATCTCAAGTGGAGACAATGATATTGATGGAATTTCTCTAAACTCTTCGAGTATTGATTTAAATAGTGGAGAGATGAAAAACTCAGATGGGGATAATGCACAACTTGATTTAAGCTCTGATATAGATAGCTTAAACTCCGTCTTAGTCGATACAACAAATTCTCCACCCGATAAAGTTACTGGAGTGACGACAGCACCAACAACATCTAATACCTCTTTAGGTGTTGCATGGACAGTTCCAAATGATAACGGAATAGATATCTCCGCCTACTCTATCCAGTACAGAGAAGCTGGCACATCGAATTGGACAAATACAAGTTCTTCAACAAATTCAAAAACACTCACAGGACTTAGCTCTGGTACGACATACGAAATTAGAGTTGCTGCAAGTAATGGTGTCTTAGGCGCCTACTCTACGATAGTTACAACTGAGATCTTTGACATACTCTCCTTGAATCCAATTGCTTGGTTAAGTGCAACAGATATATCAAATGGAGGTGCACAACCGTCTCACGGAGATAAGATTGATCAGTGGGAAGATCTCACAGGACTTGCCACAGCTGCAACGGAAACCAATGTTGCGAAACAGCCAGTCTTTCATGAGAATGTTTTTAATGGGCTGCCGGCCGTACGCTTTGATGACTTAGATCGAGGACTTGAAGGTACATTTGTAAGAACAAATAACGGAGGGCTCACTCTAATTACTGTTGGAAAGATGGATACTAATACTTCTAGAAAGTGCTTCTTTGAGTTCTATCAAGAGGGCTCTGCTAATAGTGGTAACGACGCTAGACGAGGATTCTTTTTTACCTATGGTTACAACTCAGCAGGTATTAATGCAAATCTTGATGATACATCTTTTAATATTTGGACGGCCACTGATAGTGGAACACAATCAAGTCAGTGGGAAAATGGAGTGAATCTCTACACTGATAGAAATAATTACTTTCCTCGTACTGACTTCCTAGGTAATGGTGTCTACGTACTCGGTGATGATAAAACTGGTGGTGATCGACTTAATGGATATATTGGAGAATTTCTAATATTCGATAAGATACTCAGCGACGAAGAAAGAACAAAAGTAGAGACTTATTTAAAAAATAAGTGGGGACTCTAA